A segment of the Cohnella algarum genome:
TAGCAAGCAGCTTCGCCGCCGCGGCGTCACGCGCAAAGCGTTACTGAATACGGGGTGGAGCCACTTTCGCCGGTTTGAAGCCACGCACCGAAATAGCATGTGGCAAGGCGATGTGCAGCATACCCTTTACCTTCCGCATCCGGACAAGCCCGGCAAGAAGGTCATGGCCTATCTGGTTATTTTCATTGACGATTACTCTCGCTTCGTTGTGCATGGCCAGTTCTATTTCGAGGAACGTGTGGCCCGGCTGGAGGATTGCCTGAAGAAGGCGATTTTAAAGAACGGAGTGCCGGAAATGATCTATGTCGATAACGGCGCCATCTATTCTTCACACCATTTTGAGCGGATTTGCGGGCGACTGGGGGCAGAGCTTAAGCATACTCGCCCCGGACGTCCTATGGGACGCGGGAAGCAAGAAAAGTTCTTCCGATTTGTCGACCAGAGCTTTGTGCCGGAGGCATACGACCTGATTGAACAAGGGAAGATCCAGACGCTTAACGATTTGAATCGATTCTTCTCGGCGTGGCTTGAGATTGCTTACCACCAGAAAGTCCACAACAGCTTTAAGCAGCGCCCAGTCGACCGATACCAAAAAGACGACCACCCGATTCGCATGTTGCCGCCGCATGAACTCATAGAAGTATTCTTGCTGGAGGAATCCCGCAAAGTGGACAAAACGGGATGCATCTCGCTGCTGGGCACGATATTCGAGGTCCAGACAGAGCTTGCCGGCTCGAAGATTCAGGTGCGATTCGATCCGCACGACCTGTCCGTCATCCAGGTGTGGAAGGACGGCCAGCGCTATGAAGACGCGAAGCCAATGAAGCTCCGCGATCCGAAAAACCGGCCGAAGCAGGATGAACCGAAGGCCGTCATGCAACCGCCGAAGACGGGCCTCAACTATGTGGAATTATTGGTGGAAGAACAGAAACGGCAGACCCGCGAAGCGCAAGGCGCTGCGCTTTCGCGAGCGATGAAAGAGGTGAATCGCTCATGATTCGTGGTTTCTTCGGGTGGGAGCGCGTTCCGTTCACCCGGGAGATTGAAACACGGCATCTGCACCGCTCCAAGCGATTCGAAGAATGTGTAGCACGGATGCAGTATATGGTGATGACTCGCTCGATTGGCTGCGTCACCGGTGAAATTGGCTGCGGCAAGTCGACAGCCGTTCGCTACTTGAAAGACCAACTGGATCCGAACAAGTACCGGTTTATCTATCTGTCGGATGCGAATCTGAAACCAAGGGACTTTTACCGTGAACTCCTCCACCACTTCGGCTTGCCGCCCAAGTTTCTGCGCAGCGAAGCCAAACGGCAATTCCAGCACCTCGTATGGGATTTGTACGAGAACCAGCAGAAGGTCGCCGTTATTGTCGTGGATGAAGCGCACCTGCTTTCAGGAGACATGCTGCAAGAAATACGCTTTTTGACGAATTTTCGTATGGACTCGATTTCGCCGCTTGCCCTGCTGCTCATTGGACAGCCGGAACTACAGGCCACGTTGCAACTGAGAATCTTCAAGCCGATTACACAGCGGATGAACGTGCGTTTTCATTTGGAAGGCTTGTCGCTCGAGGAGTGCCGCGATTACATCTCCCACCAATTGGAGGTTGCCGGAAGTACAGGGCCGGTGTTTACGACAGAAGCGATGGACGCCATATACGCGCATGCTCGGGGATATGCCGAGAGATAAATAACGTCTGCACCGCTGCGCTTCTGGATGCAGTGCTGCGAAAAGACAAAATGATTGATACCGTCCATGTGACGAGGATCCTAGCTGAATTTAAGGAACAGTGAGGGATGACAAATATGAATGAGATACGATTTCATGGAGATACCGAGCGTTGGAACGTGTACGATGGAGAAGAGTTGCTTTGCTCGCTACGTTGTGGTGATGCCGTGATGATTCAAGTAGGAAAGCACTTCTTGCCATCCAACCTTGAGCTCGATACGGACTGGTACGTGAAGTTTGGAAATTCGAAGTTCTGGCTCCACCGACATGCCAAGTACCGCGTCCGACCGCTGTTCTAACTGCTCTTCGGAGCAGTTTTTTTACGCCGACAAACAAAGGCGAAATATAATTGTCTCCGAAACGGCGGTGAGGAAAGCAAAAAGCCACCGTCATTGGCGGTTCCGAATCTACCGTCAATTAAAGTGGCTGATGACACTGTTCCAATTCAGCAAGATGCTCCTGGTATTGAAGGATTAGGGTTATAAGCATCCTTAAATTAACAAGGTGGCTCGAATACATAGTATGTTTGAACGGGTTTTTTTTAGCCGCTTCCAGAAGCCTTTGAGCACGTTCATCAATCCAAGCGTCAGAACGCCCCCGCCTTGAAGAAAGCAGGGAGGAAATGCTGGATTTGAGCAGTGTCACGTCAGTCTGTAAAACCATTTGTGAAGTGGGGAGCTGGCTTAAGAACTGAAGCGATACTTTAGAGTAAATGGCTCCGAGCACGCCCTTATATTCAGGAAAAACCTGATCTTGGACCGCTTGGAATTGCAATTTCGTTTGGACGCACATGTTCGACAGGGCTTCGTGTTGACGTGTTAAATAGCGCAAATTAAGCAGTTGAACTCCTCTTTTTCGAAAGTTCTGAAACTCCTCTTTGTAATACAATTCACCTAGAAGGTAAGCGTCCGCGGCATCCGTCTTCACCTTGCGAAGATTTGTTTTTCTTAATCGATTGGAGATCAGCGGATTAATGACGATGTATGGGTACCGGTGTTCCTCCAGGTACGGGATCTGAGTCCCAACCAGCCTCAAACATGGTAGTAACAAGTAGGGGGTGAACATTATAGCTGACGGGATCAGGTCCCACGGGCAGGTACGTTCGACCCGGCTACCCACAATCGTCGACCCTAAATAAAAAAGGATCAACCAGTAATAACTGGCTGACCTCATAATACGAAAGGGCAGATTTGCTCAATAAAGGATGTGGATGTACTTTAGGCCGCAACAACTTTAACCACACCTTCAACGTCTAACCATAAGAAATACATCAGATAAGGAGTGAACGTTTTGAAAAAGCTTATCTCTGCAGTTGCCGCGCTATGCCTTCTGATCTTCGCATCATCCGTTTACGCCGCCGAACCCGTGAAAATACTTATGAAAAATCAAGACGATGCCACAACGATCGCCATTTCCTCCGATGTAAGTCCCGATATGAAGAATAACCGAACTATGGTACCTCTACGTGTTATCAGTGAAAATCTGGGAGCTACGGTCAACTGGTTGGATTCGGCAGTCGTGCTCACAAAAAGCAATGTGGAGGTAATTTTACAGCTGAATAGCAATAAGGCAGTCATAAATGGTAAAACGGTGCTGTTTGATGCTAAACCCTATCTAAAGAATAATCGCACGATGGTTCCGCTTCGTTTTATTGCAGAGGCGTTCGGTTCCGATGTCAGTTATAGTAACAATGCAGTAACCGTCGAAACCAAGCCATTGATTATCGATGGTGTGACGGTGAAAGCATTGCAACAAGAATACTACCTGACTATGGGCAGCGTAGTAAATCAAATCAATGGGAATAGCTATAATGAAGTAATATATAATATTTTTGTAGAAAACAAAGGCAAGAAGGTTGAAGCACCTTCTAATTTATCCCCGAGTAGTCTCCCCAACTCTGGTGACTACTATAAAGCTGGACAATATGACTTTTTAGACCTAGAAGGGGACAGCATCAAACGTTTTGACATTTATTCTTTAGCTAGATCCCTACCAGTTGATGGGGATCCTGAAGTTTTGATTTATGAAGGGAATGAAAACCAATGGTATAGGTTTAACTACGCCGCAAGTCTAGAGATATTGCAATTAATTGATACAGCCTCAAAGAACGGGTTTCTAAAGCAGATCAGCAATACTGCTCCGTAAAGGGTACGACAGCTTAATAACCCAAGAAAACGAGGCTGCCGATGGGATTGATCAGCGGCCTTTGTTGCGCTCCCTCGGTAAAATGTAGTTTTCTCACGAATGCTCGCAGTAGTCGGTAAAGAGCGCCCCGCGGACCTCGACCGCTAGGTGGGGGCTATTTGACGCTTACCTATATGATTGAGGGCGCATTTGTGTCAAACCCTTTATTGAGGGGTCATTGGGGAGTGATTTGTGTCATTAGACAAAAATACGAGAAAGAAGCAATTGGTCGGAGTCCTTCGACACATACCGACATATGTATAAAATACGGGTTTTGTGAAAAAGATTATATACCTTGAAGCTCTCCTCAAATCTTCCTAGCCACAATGAAATATTCCTGAGAACTTTTCTTCAAGCAATCCGTTTCGATAATTGAAAAATTCCCTTTCTCAATTGTATCGACCAAATGACGATTGTTTTTTTAATAATACATATTTATTATTATGTAAACTATTAACGGCGGATTTCTCGCCGAAATCGTTGAACGAACCGGAATGGGCGCTTATTTGAACGTTACGGTCTAACGAATAAAACAGGGCCGCGACGCCGTTCGACCATTTGGGATCGATCAGTGTCGCGGCCCTGTTACGCAAAAAGCTACTCCTCGCGCCCGGCGCCTTCGTCGGCCGCCGCCTCATTCCCAGCCGCCGCGCCGGCGATTCTGAAGGCCGCCAGCTTGCGGATCCGGCGCTGGCCGACTTCGCGGACGGCGAACGTATAGCCGCCGTAATCGAACTGCGGCTTCTCCTGATTGGTCGGAATCCGCTTCAGCTGGCCGACCATGAATCCGCCGAGCGTATCGAACTCCTCTACCGGCAAGCGAATGCCAAGCACATCCTGAGCATCGTCGAGAGACATCGTGCCGCTGAACAGATAGCTGCCTTCCTCGATCTCCTCGAAATCAAGCTCGTCGTCGTCATGCTCGTCGTAAATATTGCCGACGATCTCTTCCAGCAAATCCTCCATCGTCACGATCCCGGCCGTGCCGCCGTATTCGTCGACGACAATCGCCATATGGACGCGGTTCTGCTGCAGTTCTTCGAACAGAACGTTCGTCTTCTTCGATGCCGGAATGAAGTAAGCGGTATTCACGAGCTCCAGCAAGTTCCACGGACGATCGTCTTCGTTTCGCATGTAGCGGATCAAGTCCTTGATGTGCAAAATGCCGATGACGTTGTCAATGGACTCCTCGTATACGGGATAGCGCGTATATTGCTCGTTCGCCGCCAGGTCCGCCACCGTTTGCCGGTCGGCATCGATCGGGATCGCCAGCACGTCGGTCCGATGCGTCATAATGTCGGACACGGTCATATTGTCAAAATCGAAAATATTGTTGATCATCAGCTTTTCGCTGGCCTGGATCGTCCCCCGCTCCGTTCCGGTATCCAGCATCATCCGGATTTCTTCCTCGGACACCTCTTCGTCGTTGGCATTCGGATCGATGCCGAACAAGCGGACGAGCATATTGGTCGAGGCCGTCAGCAGCTTCACGAACGGAGCCGTTATTTTCGAAAGAACGTATAGCGTATCGGCCGCAAACATGGCCATGGCTTCCGCTTTTTTCATCGCCACGCGTTTAGGCACCAGTTCCCCGAGAACGAGTTGAAAATAGGAGAGTACCAGCGTGATGACGATCAGCGAAATCGTACTCAACACGGCCGGGGAAATCGAGACGCCCAGACCGATCAAATAATCCGCCAGGTCGCCCGCGAAGCTTTCGCCCGCAAAGGCGCTGGCGAAAAATCCGGCAAGCGTGATGCCGATCTGAATCGTCGCCAGAAATCGGCTCGGCTCGCCCAGCAAACCGACGATCCGCTTCGCTTTGCGATGGCCCTGCTTGGCCATCAGCCGAATTTTATTGTCGTTAAGCGAAATCAGCGCAATCTCCGACGCGGCAAAAAACGCGTTAATCAAAATAAGAACAACGATGATCAATAATTCGAACAAAAGATGTCGCCCCCTCCGCTATAATTCAATCATTTGCTTTTTTCGTCGTCATGAAACGTTCGGACCGATAAGTTCGTGTTCCCGAAACTCATTTCCCCCATCTCCTGAACCCGGATTGATTTATTCTAAGCCAAGAAATAAACGAAAAGGCATAACCCGCCGTCCGGTTTGCGGACGCAGGTTATGCCTGTTATTTCTTGAATCTTATTCCATCGCATCAAGAAAACGCTGTTGCTTCGCTCAGACTCGCAGTTGCTACTGTCAGGGTCATCCGAATCATGCATGGCGCGCAAAAAACCTCTTTCCCAAAAATATAGAATTTATGATACTAGAAAAACCCGGCCTGTGTCAAATCGCTTTTTAACGAAATCCGTCAGACGTTTGTCTTTCTCCATTCGTCCAGCTGCCTTTGCTTTTCGGCAACGATCTTTTCGGCCCCCGCTTTTTTCAACTTGTCGAGAAATTCCGGCAGCGTCTTGTCGAGGTCGGACGTTCCCGAAGCCAGAAGATCCTGCCAAGCAAAAACAGAACCGCCAGATGGGCCGACTTTGTATGAAAAATCATACAAGTATCTTTTTGAAAGCGATAAATAATGGTTTTTTGTATGAAATATCATACAAAATTGTGTGCATGATCGCCTGAAGGGCTGACTTTGTATGATAAATCGTACAAATGCCTTCGCGGAAGGGGTAAATGGTGAATTTTTGTGTGAAATATCATACAAAAGCATTTGCGGAACCGCCTGAAGGACCGACTTTGCTCTTTGCAGGAGTGCTCGTATGTCATTGCGGTTACGGGAAGCCGCTATTGCGAGATTTCCCTCCATGAACAAATAACGGACTTTGGAGGCCGCTACTTAGCCGGTGCAAGGCCGGAAAGCCCCGCCCAACCAAAATAACGGTCAAGAAAGGCCGCTATTGCGAAAGATTACCGCAAATGCCGGCATGTCAGCAGCCTCTTTCGCTCGGCTATGGCTGTCGGGCGCCCGCCGCCGCAGGAAGCGAGAACGCGAACGTCACGCCGCCCCGCTCGTTGCGCGCCCCGTAACGGCTGCCGTGCAAATCGAGAATTTGCTTGACGATGGCCAGCCCGATCCCGGTTCCGCCGCTCTCGCGGTCCCGCGCTTTGTCGACGCGGTAAAATTGCGTCCAAATGCGGGGCAGCTCCTCCTGCGGTATGGGCTCGCCTTCGTTGTGAACCCGGAAAAACCATTCTCCGCCGGCCTGAAAAGCCGTCAGCGTTACCGCTCCGCCTTCCGGCGCGTGCCGAACGGCATTCGTCACCAGATTGGTCAGCACCTGGCCGATCCGGAACCGGTCCGCCGCCACTTCGATGCGGCCGTCCGCATCTTCCGTCAGCTCCAATCTCACCCGTACGCCATGCTCCGCCCGAGCGCTTCCGCCCGTTCCGCCGCCTCCTCGAGCAGCTCCGCGGCATCGAACGTCTCCAGCTTCAACCGGTACTGCCCGGCCTCGAGATGGGACAAGTCCAGCATATCGCCGACGATCGCGGACATGCGCCTAGTCTCCTCCAGGATGACGTCCGCATAGCGCTCCCGCTTCGCCCCGTCCCCGATATTGTCCCGCAAGCCTTCCGCATAGCCGCCGATCAGGCTGAGCGGCGTCTTGAGCTCGTGCGAAACGCCGGCGACGAAATCGCGCCGCATCCGCTCCAGCCGCTTCTCCCTCTCGATATCTTTGCGCAGCTTGGCGTTCGCCTCGTGCAGCTCCGACAGCGCCCGCTCCAGGTTATCCGCCAGAAAGTCGAACGTCCGCGCAAGCTCGCCGATTTCGTCCTTGCGGCGCCACCGGAAGCGATGCGAAAAATCGAGCGAAGCGAGCCTCCCGGCCAGCTCGTTCAAGGAGCGGAGCGGCTTCGTCAGCACGTGCGCATACAGGAACGCGAGAAGCGGAACGAGCACGATCGCCACGCCGAACGCGTACCCGGAAAAGTCGCGGATGACGCTTGCCGCCCCGATGACCGGCCGAAGCGATGATACGGCGAACAGCACGTTCACGGTCTGTCCCTCGGCCGCGACCGGGGCGACGACGATCAGCTGGTCCGCCCCGGCCCGGTTCTCCCCGATCCCCTTGGCGCGGTACACCAGCGTCTCCCCCTGCAGGACGACCTTGGCGAACGCTTGTTCATCCTGGCGCCACTCCTGCAGGCCAAGCATGAATTGGCGATCTTCCTCCCCGGGACCGTAGCCCGGAAGGGAAGGCCATATCGACACGCCCGGCTCCATCGCTTCGGCCTCCTCTTCGGCCGGTCTTCCTCGCCTAATGAGCATGCCGCCCTCTTCAAACGTCACCAGGGCGATCGTGGCATAGTAATCGTCCTCGAACTCGAAGAAATACGGGGGGAATCCCGCTCCGGACAACGCCGCGCCTTCCAACACGAACCGGTCCCGCACGACGTTCATTTGCGCCGCGATGTCCTTGATCTGGCGGCGCTCGTAGAACGAGGAAAAGCTTCCCGCAAGCACCAGCAGCAGTCCTCCAAGAATGAGCATGACGACCAGAAACGTAATGGCGAACAGCCGGAGCGCGACGGAGTGCTTCCAGTTTTTCACGACCGCATTCACGGCGTCACCTTCATCCGGTACCCATTGCCCCTCAGCGTCGCGATCCACTCCGCGCGGTCTCCCAGCTTCTGACGCAGCCGTTTCACGTGGGTGTCGACCGTCCGGATGTCGCCCTCGTAGTCGTACCCCCACACCGCGTTCAGCAGCATGTCGCGGCTGAGCACCCGGTTGCGGTTGCGGACGAAATGCAGCAGCAGGTCGAACTCTTTGGGCGAAAGCGTCAGCGGCTTGCCCTCAAGCGCCGCTTCCCTCGCGGTCACATCCAGCGTCAGTTCCCCCATATCCAGCCGTTCGCCGGCCGCGCCCCCGCCTTCCGCTTTTTTCGCGGCCTCCGCCCGCTTCAAGAGCGCCTTCACCTTCGCCGCCAGCACCTTCGGGCTGAACGGCTTCGTCATATAATCGTCGGCCCCGAGATCGTACCCGAGCAGCTTGTCGTCCTCTTCCGACTTGGCCGTCAGAAACACGATCGGCACGTCCGATTCGGCGCGAATCGCTTCGCACACGTCATACCCGTCCAGCCCGGGCATCAAAATATCCAAAATCACGAGATCGGGCGCTTCCTTCCGGAACGCCTCCAACGCCTTGTCGCCGCGGGCGCATTCGCGCCAGCCCAGGCCTTCCTCCTCCAAATAATCGGCGATCAATTCCCGAATCCGCCGTTCGTCCTCGACGATCAACACCTTCGGCTTCAAGCTCATCCTTCCCTTCCCCGAACCGTTCCGCTTTTGATGCAGCTTTATTGTAAGACGGGCCGTTCGGCTTTGTCACGCCCCGGCCTGTCACACGGCTGTCACATAGCGCGGCTATGATGATGAGCGAAATGCATCCGGGCGCCTGGAGCCGCCCGAAGGAAGGAGGAGATGAACCTGAGCCGGCTTCGCCGACATTACCGGCGGGACGCGCCGTACGTGCTGCTGTTTCTGGCTCCCGGACTGGCCGGATTTCTGCTGTTTTTCATCGTTCCGTTCGGTTCGGTCGCGTATTATTCGGCAATCGACAATCCCGCAAACGGAAATTTCGCCGGCTTCGAGAACTACCGGAGTCTATGGGCCAGCGATTCGTTTCGCAAAGCGTTCGCGAACTCCCTGGCGTTCGCCGGCGTCGGCGTCCCTTTGCTGTTCGCGGTTTCTCTCGGGCTTGCCTTGCTCCTTCAAGCGAACATGCCGCTTCGGCAGCCGCTTCGAACGGCGTTTTTGCTGCCGCTCGTCGTCCCGGTCGCCTCCGTCATTCTGGTGTGGCAAACGCTGTTTCATTGGAACGGGGCGCTGAACGGGCTGTTGGCCCATTGGGGATTCGCTCCGGTCGACTGGATGAACACGAGATGGGCGTTCGTCGTCATGCTCGCCGTATTTCTCTGGAAAAACGCCGGCTACAACCTCGTCCTGTTTCTGGCGGGACTCGCCAACATTCCGGCGGAGCAGTACGAAGCGGCTTCGATCGACGGCGCGGGCAGGCTGAGCCGCTTTCGGCATATCACCTGGCCGGGCCTTGCGCCGACCTCCTTTTTCGTCGTCGTCATGAGCATCGTCCAATCGTTCAAAGTGTTCCGCGAAACGTATTTGGTGGCCGGCGCCTATCCGCACGACAGCCTTTACACGCTGCAGCACTTTATGAACAACATGTTTCAGGCGCTGAATTATTCGAAGCTGACGGCGGCGGCCGTTTTGCTTGCGATCGTGATCGGAGCGACGATATACGCGCTGTTCCGGCTGGAGGCGCGTTCAAGGGGGATGACGGAATGATGGCAACCGCTTTGCGGCAGTCGATCATGGCGCTGAAACTGGCGTTTCTGCTCGCGATCGCGTTGGCCGTGCTGTTCCCCGTCGTGCTGACCGTCGCCAACGCCTTCATGTCCGAAGCGGAAATCGGCCGCCATTACGAGGCGCTAAGCGGCGAGGAGCAGACCGCCGCGCGCAAGTACGCCGCCATCCGCCTCGTGCCGGAGAACGCGACGCTCTCGCAATTCGGAGAGGTGCTGCTGAAGCGGCCGAAGTTTCTGCTGCATTTCTGGAATTCGGCGAAGCTCACGCTCCCGATCGTGATCGGCCAAACCGTCGTCGGCACGCTGGCGGGATTCGCGTTCGCCAAGCTCGCCTTTCCCGGCCGGGACAAGCTGTTTTTCGTTTACTTGCTCACGATGCTCATGCCGTTTCAGGTCACGCTTGTCCCGAATTACCTCGTGGCGGAAAAACTCGGCCTGCTCGGCGGCTACGGCGCGATCGTCCTGCCCGGCATCTTCGCGCCGTTCGGCGTGTTTCTCATGCGGCAGTTCATGGCCGGCGTCCCCGCCCCTTACCTCGAAGCGGCCAAAATCGACGGCGCCGGCCCCATTCGCGCGTTTGCCCGCATCGCCCTGCCGCTTGCGAAGCCCGGCATTGCCGCGCTTTTCCTGCTGTCGTTCGTGGACAACTGGAACATGGCGGAACAGCCGCTCCTGTTTTTGACGGAGCCGATTCGCCAGCCGCTGTCCGTATATTTGGCAAGTATTGCGGAGGGCGCCCGAGGCGTCGCGTTCGCCTCGTCGGTGCTGTACATGACGCCGATGGTGCTCATTTTCCTGTACGGCGAAGAGCATCTGGTGGAAGGCATTCAAATGTCGGGAATCAAGGGGTAGCCCGAAGAAAGGAGAACCGCTTGCAAACGGAACGACGCAAAAAGACGCTTCGCCTGACGATCGGCCTCTTTTTCGCGGCTTTGCTGGCGCTGACGTTTTTGTCCAACACGATTCAGGGGCTTTCGCTGCCGAAAGTGTCCGTCGAGAAGCCCGCCACGGGCGGTCTCGACCTGATCGTGACGGGAGACGGCTTTCTCGAGCCTGCGCACGTCGCGCAGCTATTCGCCTCGGGAGATTGGACGGTCGAGAACATTCGGGTCGAGAAAAACGACCGGGTCCGAAAAGGCGATCCGCTCGTCGAGTTCGACACGGCTTCGACCGAACGAACGCTCGAGGACCAGCAGACCCGCTACAAACAGAAGCAACTGCAATTGAGCAAGATGACGGACCAATTGAAAACGATGCTGCGGAGCGGCGACGAAGCCGGCGTCGAGAACCTGAAACGGGACATCGAAATCCATCGGCTCGATATGCAGGTGCTGGAGCGCGAAATCGACGACCTGAAAAAGCTGATCGACGAAGGCCGCACGCTGAAGTCCCCCGTCGACGGCATCGTGACCGAGATCAACGTTTCCGAGGGCGTCGCAGCTAACCGCGGACAGCCGGCCGTCTCCGTCGCCGACGACGTCTCCGGCTATACGTTTTCCATTACGGCCGACAGCGACGAAGCCTCCATGCTTCGCATCGGCGACAGCGTGTCCGTTCAGCTGGACGAGACGCCGCCGCGGAACGTCGACGGGATCATCTCGAACATCGAGGACGCGGCGGCCGATGCCGACGGCAACGCCAACAAGCGAATTACGTTCGGGCTCAAGGACGCCGACTTGTCGCCGGGCCTGAAAGCCGCCGTCGAGATCCGCAACCAAAGCCCGTCTTTCGGCCTGCAAATCCCGAAATCCGCGCTTCATAGCGACACCAACGGCTATTATGTCTTTACCCTGACGGAAAAAGACGGACCGCTCGGCGCCGCCCATTACGTCAGCAAAACGTATGTGACCGTCAAGGATGAAAACGGCGACACCGTCGTCGCCGACGGGCTGATGCCGGACGAGCGCTTCGTAACGGACGCAAGCGAGCCGATCAGCGACGGAGATCGCGTCAGATATTCATCCTGAACTTAAAACTTAGGATTGAAACAGGGAGGAAACGAAATGAAAAAACGGACAAAAGGCTGGCATTCGATCGGTCTTCTTCTGCTATGCGCCGCGCTCGCGGCATGCTCGGGACAGCGGCAAAACGGAAACGAATCGGGGAACGCGGGCGAAACGCCGGCCGCCCCCGGCGTCGCGCAGAAAACCTCGGACGGCAAAACGGTCGTCACGATGTCCGTCATGACGAAGGACCGATTTCTGACGCAAGCGGAGCGGCTTTTCGAAGCCGCCCACCCCGACATCGACGTTCAAATCGTCGAAACCGTGCCCGCGGATACGAGCGGCGGGGATCAAATGATCGTGAAGAAGGAATGGAAAGCGGGTTCGGAAACGAATGCGGAGGACATCGAAAAATACGCGAACAGCGTCAATACGGCGATAATGTCCGGTCAGGCGTCGGACATCATCTCGGCGGAATATCTCCCTATCGACAAGTATGCGGAAAAGGGGCTGCTCGCCGACTGGAACGAACTGGCCGAACAGGATGCAGACTTTGCGAAATCCGACTATTACGAGAACGTCTTAAGCGCCGTTACGGACGATACTGGCTGGTACGGCATCCCCACCTCTTTCGCGCTGGAAGTTATGCTCGGCGACGAGGCGTTTTTAACGCAAAACGGTCTCGATCAACAAACATGGACATGGGATCAATTCGTCGATTTATTAAACAAAACGAAAGCCGACGGGAAATACGGAATTTCCAGAATGTCGCCGGAGATGCTGCTCGCCTTCCTCGTCGAAACGACCTACGATCAATTGGTCAAGCGGGACGGAAGCTCCGCTTCCTTCGATGCAGCCGCATTCCAAGCGTACATGGAGAAGATCAAGAAGCTATACGACGACGGTCTGGCGACGGCGGACATGATGGGCGCGCAAAATACGGCCTTCTCCTCCGAAAGTCTGGATTCGCCGATGAACGCTCTGTTAGTCCCTACGATGAGCGGACAAAAAAACATGCTCCAGCCTCCCGGAACGGGCGACGGCGGAGGCATTCCGTTCAAATCGAACCAGGTGCTCGGGCTGAACGCCAAATCGAATGTCAAAAACGAGGCATGGTCCTTCGTCAAGTTCCTGCTTTCCGAAGAAATGCAGGCCGATCAGGCGATGATGAACTTTCCCGTGAACAAGGCCGCGTTGAGCGCCAAGCTGACCGAAACCAGACAGCTGCTTGAAGGAAGCGCAAGCGGGAAAGACGGCCCGAAAATCACGCTTCGCAACGAATCCGGAGAAGTCAAGCCGACGATCACCGATGAAGATATTCAAAAGGTGCTCGACTTCATTCCTTCCGTCGGCAAGTACGGCAACCGGGATCCGAAAGTGCTGGGCATGATCGCCGAAGAAACCGCCGCCTTCTTCTCCGGCAGCAAGACGGCGGAAGCGGTCTCCGGGGCGCTCGCCAACCGGATCGACACGTATTTGAACGAGTAAGCAGGCGATTGGTCGTTAACCCCATTAAATGTTGAACGCCCGGAAGCCATGGTCAGTTGGCTTTCCGGGCGTTTTTCCAAGCAAACATTTCGAGCGACTCGATTATCATGCTGCTTCGGTACTATCCCTTTTCCGCCATCAGCCGGGTCAGCATCCGGTCGAACTTGTTCGGACTCACGATTTCGTGCGTCACGAATTTCCCGTCGTAAAACAGGCCGAACGTCGTCCAAATCGTCGGCCCGTTTTGCGCTTCTTCGCGCTTCGTCATGCGATGCGCTTGAAACGGAACGTTTC
Coding sequences within it:
- a CDS encoding DUF3502 domain-containing protein — protein: MLLYDISHKNSPFTPSAKAFVRFIIQSQPFRRSCTQFCMIFHTKNHYLSLSKRYLYDFSYKVGPSGGSVFAWQDLLASGTSDLDKTLPEFLDKLKKAGAEKIVAEKQRQLDEWRKTNV
- a CDS encoding ATP-binding protein, with protein sequence MRLELTEDADGRIEVAADRFRIGQVLTNLVTNAVRHAPEGGAVTLTAFQAGGEWFFRVHNEGEPIPQEELPRIWTQFYRVDKARDRESGGTGIGLAIVKQILDLHGSRYGARNERGGVTFAFSLPAAAGARQP
- a CDS encoding histidine kinase dimerization/phospho-acceptor domain-containing protein; amino-acid sequence: MNAVVKNWKHSVALRLFAITFLVVMLILGGLLLVLAGSFSSFYERRQIKDIAAQMNVVRDRFVLEGAALSGAGFPPYFFEFEDDYYATIALVTFEEGGMLIRRGRPAEEEAEAMEPGVSIWPSLPGYGPGEEDRQFMLGLQEWRQDEQAFAKVVLQGETLVYRAKGIGENRAGADQLIVVAPVAAEGQTVNVLFAVSSLRPVIGAASVIRDFSGYAFGVAIVLVPLLAFLYAHVLTKPLRSLNELAGRLASLDFSHRFRWRRKDEIGELARTFDFLADNLERALSELHEANAKLRKDIEREKRLERMRRDFVAGVSHELKTPLSLIGGYAEGLRDNIGDGAKRERYADVILEETRRMSAIVGDMLDLSHLEAGQYRLKLETFDAAELLEEAAERAEALGRSMAYG
- a CDS encoding response regulator transcription factor, producing MSLKPKVLIVEDERRIRELIADYLEEEGLGWRECARGDKALEAFRKEAPDLVILDILMPGLDGYDVCEAIRAESDVPIVFLTAKSEEDDKLLGYDLGADDYMTKPFSPKVLAAKVKALLKRAEAAKKAEGGGAAGERLDMGELTLDVTAREAALEGKPLTLSPKEFDLLLHFVRNRNRVLSRDMLLNAVWGYDYEGDIRTVDTHVKRLRQKLGDRAEWIATLRGNGYRMKVTP
- a CDS encoding carbohydrate ABC transporter permease, producing the protein MNLSRLRRHYRRDAPYVLLFLAPGLAGFLLFFIVPFGSVAYYSAIDNPANGNFAGFENYRSLWASDSFRKAFANSLAFAGVGVPLLFAVSLGLALLLQANMPLRQPLRTAFLLPLVVPVASVILVWQTLFHWNGALNGLLAHWGFAPVDWMNTRWAFVVMLAVFLWKNAGYNLVLFLAGLANIPAEQYEAASIDGAGRLSRFRHITWPGLAPTSFFVVVMSIVQSFKVFRETYLVAGAYPHDSLYTLQHFMNNMFQALNYSKLTAAAVLLAIVIGATIYALFRLEARSRGMTE
- a CDS encoding carbohydrate ABC transporter permease, translating into MMATALRQSIMALKLAFLLAIALAVLFPVVLTVANAFMSEAEIGRHYEALSGEEQTAARKYAAIRLVPENATLSQFGEVLLKRPKFLLHFWNSAKLTLPIVIGQTVVGTLAGFAFAKLAFPGRDKLFFVYLLTMLMPFQVTLVPNYLVAEKLGLLGGYGAIVLPGIFAPFGVFLMRQFMAGVPAPYLEAAKIDGAGPIRAFARIALPLAKPGIAALFLLSFVDNWNMAEQPLLFLTEPIRQPLSVYLASIAEGARGVAFASSVLYMTPMVLIFLYGEEHLVEGIQMSGIKG